The Rhododendron vialii isolate Sample 1 chromosome 3a, ASM3025357v1 nucleotide sequence agagtcactaaaatatactaaatatccatcctttattaacttagaaactgaaaccaaatTTCTTCTAATAGTAGTAATATAAAGActatctctcaaaattaaactcctattgctactaaaatttaaaaaaacatttcctactgcaactgctatcactctcgtagcatttccCATGTGTAGATAAATCTTCCATCACTGAGTCTTTTGGTTTCCTAGAACCcctgcaatgaattgcaaacatgattagtggctcccgtatctacacaccaggaactggtagataacaccgctaaacatgattcaacaactagGGAAAACGATTTaccttgtttgttcactttattgagaaaaatcggacattccttcttccagtgtcctttctgcttgcagtgaaaacacaTACCTGCACactttttcactccaccttgaggcgTATGAACTGCCTCCATAACCTTTTTCTGAGActtgttctgcttcttcttgcctttgaCTTAGAAGTAGAAACCTTCTCTGCCACTAAcactgatggtggtttctttccaaacaaaagaccctcagctgcttggagttccttaagaaaTTCCACCAAtgaaaaatgcattttgttcatagaataagtcaggccaaactgcttaaaactctcagatTGCAACGAgttaagaacgaaatcgatctcgatttccccatcaatttcagcttcaaggatctctagttcattaagaagagctatcatctttagaacatgatccctaatcagggtcccttcaacatgggtgatacTCTCCAATTCTTTCATAGCAACTAGCCTTGCTGCCTGATTCTGATCCCTAAACATTTCTCTAAGGTTCAGCATCATATCGAAAGCAATTTCCAtagcttgatgctgatgttgcaatatattcgacatagaAGCCAGAATATAACACCGCGTcatctcatcagccttaactcaatctttataaggctttgcttcctgttctgtggcattCTCTTCAGGTATAGGAGAGCACGCCGTAGATAACATATATTTGTGGCTCTCAACAGTTAATACAATATccaagtttcttttccagtcaacaTAATTTGGTCCAGTAAGTAGAGCTGTTACAAACCCGACTGGAccgaaaaaaactgaaaaatcggttcggtcttcggtcggtTCAGGGGCATTTTTTGGCAGTTCGGTCCACCCTGAACTGACGGTCTcgattttctgaaaatttataCGCACCGAACCGAACtcggaccgaaccgaccgaacaatatatattatatataattatcaAATCGTTTTAATCTTGGCCGTCGATCTATTTGGTGTTTTAATCTTGACCGTCCTCTCCTCCCAAACCCTACCCTATCTATCATATACTCCTCCCAGGCTCCCACTCCTCCAGACTCAACAAACACGCAGCCATTCCTCTTCCCAGTATTTCCCCTCGGTCCCTCAGTTCTCTCCATTCTCTCTAACCTCCACGATCTGCACCAGCCGTCCTTCACCAGCGCCGTCCTCGCCTCCGCCGGCCCCACCACGTACGCCGCCTTGTCCACCATCCCCGATTATCAACATCGGCGCTGCAATCGATCTCCATTCCGCCACCACATCGGTAAGCGGATTTCACTCTCCATTCTGCCGCCGCCCTCAGAtctattctctctctgtctctctttctccgtgtgcgtgtgtgtgtgtgtattgtaACGGCTAACATTGCTCGGTCCGAGTATATGCTTGAACAAATGATGTTGGTGTGCGAGATTCGAGGGTGAaaatttgaatggaaaaaatttatttcacaCCGCTTTACACTTGATTTGATCTCGaacgtttcttcttcttttttcactgattttacaccatttatttttttatccgatctttcataccttttttttttcctgattttagTATTATATAAAGAACCATTTTTGGATACAGCTGATTTTTTCCCGATCTCTGATCTCGAACTAGCAGGAAAAATCAGCAGATTTTTTCCAGAGCTTGAACCAgtagatttttgattttttcctgATCTCGAACCAACAGActgaaacccttttttttctaATCTCAAACCAgctgattctttttttttttttttgatttttagatAATACTAGGCTAAGTTCTTCGGAGCTAGGAATCAcctgatttttcattttttgtctgtagctattgagagagatttttcaaAGGTGTGGGGGCACACTTGCATTTGCTGAGCCCAAGCTTTAGGCTCACGTGGAATTTCAACCTCGACGACGCCGACAAAATGTCTGACCATGAGCTTGAGATATTCAGTCTCAAAATCCTAGTTTATTAGTATTTGCAAAATACTTTTCGCATGAGCATGAGGTGATGGACTGAAAATAAGATTAGTGCATGAACTTTGGAGTTTGGAGCATGAGAACACAGTTTATAAGTTTATATACAATTTCATCAGATTATTGTCTGAAAATTAGAGTGTGATTATgttcattttaattttcatttgttttagatggatgatattgatgatgatgatgatgatgatgatattaTGGATGATGCTGCTGAGTTTGATATTCCTCAAAATGCTGAATTAAATGATGATCAAGTGcctgaaattgaaaataagattgAGTCGAAAAAGATTGTTGGTAGTATTGCTAATAAGAGGGCTCcttgttggaaatttttttactttattacaCTAGACGGTCATCCGAAACCTAGGGCTGCATGCAAATGGTGTCGGAAGGATTATGCATGTCATTCGAAGCTCAATGGTACAAAATCACTTACTCATCATCTAAAGTTTCAGTGTTTCAACTATCCCATGAGCAAGAAATTTACGGGTAGTAGGCAAAAATAacttagttttcaaaaaaaggaaCACAATGGTGAAACAAGTGCAAACCTTATGCCTATGACCTTTAGTGCTGATGCATGTAAAAAAGCACTAGCGAAGATGATAATAATTGATGAATTGccattttcatttgttgagggTGAAGGATTCAAACAGTTTATTGAAGTTGTTCAACCAATGTGGAAGCCTCCTGGTAGGCTTGTGATGGCCAAGAACTGCATGCTTGTTTATGGGGAGGAGAAAATGGCATTGAAACAAATAGTTAAGCATCAAAGGTTGTGTCTTACAACAGACACTTGGACTTcagtccaaaatttgaattacaTGCGTCTTATGggacattttattgatgagaattgaaaatatcaaaagaaaattctaaatttttgtgttgttcctAATCATAAGGGTGATACTCTTGGTAGGATGGTTGAACAATGCTTGTTGGATTGGGGGATTGATAAGTTTTTAACTGTTACGGTTGATAATGCATCATCGAATAGTCTTTTGATTGCTTACTTGGAGAGAAAGACCAAACATAGGAAGACCACCATTTTAAATCACGAGTTCTTGCATATGAGATGTTCGGCACATATCTTAAATCTAATCGTACGTGAGGGATTGCAAGAGATTGATGTCCCAATTGGAAGGGTGCGAAATATTGTGAGATATGTGAGGTCTTCCCCTTCTAGAATGGTGGAGTTTTGGTCATGTGTTGAAAAGGAAGGCATTACATGTAGGCTTAAACCTTGTTTGGATGTGTTTACTCGTTGGAACTATACATATTTTATGTTGGAGAGGGTTTTAACTTATCAAAAGGCTTTTGATCGATTATGTGATGACCTATCCTTCAAATTAAATGTAAGGGAGGAGGAGATTGATGAGGCATTTAATGACGTTGATGGTTTTAAGGGTATGGGTAGGATAATTGaaattgagaaaagaaagaataggagagggagagggcgGAAGGAAAATGTTGGGCCTCCAACTTCAAGTGATtggaaaaaaatcaagttgtatGTAAAGTTTCTTCGAGTGTTTTACCTTGCAACTTTAAAATTTTCTGATTCTTTGTATGTCacttgcaatgttttttttaatgaaatggTATTGATTCAACAAGATATTGTGAAATTGTGTGAAACCGATGATAGTGAATTGCATGATATGGCACTTGGTATGCGTGAGAAGTTTGATAAGTATTGGGGAGATTTtgataaaattaatcaaatgTTGATGTTTGCGGTTATTCTTGACCCTCGATGCAAAATTGGGCTTTGAATATTGCATTCGAAATACTTTGGGATATGATAAGACGGTGGTTGATGAGTTGATGGATAATATAACAAATGGAATTACCCGTTTATTTGAATGGTATGTGAAGAATAATGCAAACTCAAATGTGCATAGCCAAGAGGTTGGGGGATCATCGGACAAAGGAGTTTGGATGGAGTTGAAATGGAGATTGGTAGTCATAAATctttgaaatctcaatttaaaaTGCACATGCAAAAGGAAACCAACATGGCATGCAAATCTGAATTGGAAAAGTATCTTGCGAAAGCAAGTGAGGACGATAGTGACAAATTTGATGTATTGCGTTGGTGGAAGTTAAACTCCTCTAAGTATCCAATTGTTTCTCAAATGGCATGAGATGTGCTAGCTATCCCCGTGTCCACGGTTGCCTCCGAATCCGCTTTTAACACGGGCGGACTTGTGATTGATCCCTATCGaagttctctctctccgaaGACCGTGGAAGCTCTTATTTGCACGCAACAATGGATAAGGAAACCAACTAAAATCAATATAAAAGAACAACTTGATGAGTTGGAGCAATTAGATTCGGGTACTACTCTTTTTAGTTCTTGATTTCTTTATGTTATGTGGTTCTTAAATATCTTTTATGTTAAATGTCttagttgtttgtttttttcttcttatgcTTATAGTTGTCTTGGAATCAATTGATAACGATTAAGGAGTTGGTGGATTAAGGAGTTGGTGGCAATCGTTGCATGCTGCATGTAAAGACCcagtatttttaataaattattattattatcaaagcaaaaatattatttttctcgttagtttatttaattcgaaaaattatttatgtcgtcacaccaaattttatttcgtaATCGATTGTGCGCGCGCGCGTATTCGATGAGTAATTTTtctagtgtgtgcatgtgtttcaCCGAATTATTTTTCCAACCCAAACccatttcttctccctttttccATTTCGTACTTTCGGCTgaggagacaaaaaaaaaaaaaaaaaaaaaaaaagagaatagaaggaaaaaaaaataatatatatatatatatatatatatttccccATTCTCCAATCAAAATTCGACAACACATTTTTACCCAAAGGATATTACCCTCCctccaaaaaatccaaaacccattatATTGCCTTCTTTTTCCAATTCTTGTTCCCAGGACACACACattcggcagagagagagagagagagagagagagagagagcagcgtgagaggagagaggaggcagCCATACCTCCGACCGGCCGTCCCCACCACCGGAGCAGCATCACCTCCTgccgccatcaccaccaaccGAGCCCACCTCCAGCCGAGCTCCATCCGCCGATCTTCCAACCGGCGCCGCTCGTCctctcaccatcaccaccaagctctcatcatcatcaccaccaccaccgatcaGCACCTCCCACCACCGAGCAACCCATCACCAGCCGGCCATCACCGCCACTGGAGCCATCTCCACTGCCGTgctcaccatcaccaccgcccGAGCTCCGAACCGCCGCCGTCTCTTTCCAAACCCTGTTTTACTGGACGAAAGGTAGTTtggaactcacctccctaagtatatatcGCGTGCCTATATTGATTTTAGCTCTTCGATATAATGGTATTTGAATCCGACGTCGCCGATCGAGTCCGGCCGGACCCCCTGGTTTTTCCGACGTAACACAGCCactggatttttgaaatttcttggATTAAATACAGTTCGATCCCCCGAGTTTGTTTAGCTTACAAATCCAACCCTTGAATATTAAAGTCTAATAATGTTAGCCCTcaaagttaattagtttcggttcaatcaaaattttattgcATGATTAGTTATTGCATGATTAGTGTACCAAATGATTTACTTTATCACATGGTAGTGTACcgagtaattaattttatcgTATCATTATTTTCATGGCATTATTGATCttatcgcatgattatttttttcaggGCGTTATTAGTTGTATCGCATGATTGTTTTTGTGGCATGATTAGTTCTatagtaaaatttattttatcgcTCGATTAAACATTATTAGCATGTTAGCCTGTATTGTGAAAATGTGGATTGTGTGAAATGTTGTTGTACTGACAGATTGGataaataggttcccggggtggttTACGATGAGAGAACTGATAGACGTTGTTAAGTTAATGAAAATCTGATAATGTGTGGAGAGAGTGTGTGTTGTGAAGTTTTGAAATGGTTGACCAGTGATCAAATGGTGACCAGTTAGGGCCATTGTGATCTTGAAAGTACTATAATGTTGAAATGGGTGACCAGGTAGGGCCCAGGGTGCTAACCGAGGCCCAGCGTGTGATGTGTTGTGTGCGACCCTAACAGATGGTTACGTCATGGGTAACTTAACCTCTTGTTATGGTCTAAGTGAAACATATTCGCCTAAGACCccggtgcaggacaagcaagaggtgGGTTGTCCCATGAAACGGGCGGAGTTAGTGgtatgggaggaaaggatcttgtgGGGAAGATCCCTAGAATTCACTTAAgttaaaggatagtaatgaaagaaaagttgattgttctctttttatgttatttttaatgtGTATCAATTATATtcctattgcttgtaagttatgggttcgggtgggttttgggcTATTGAGTGTCATCGCTCagggtactatgttgccctggtaactcgaatgcCAGGTAGCGAAGACGGagcagaagtgtcgtacgattcgatcgagttcaatcctattgagaaagaagttgaaaaccttggtttccgtgcgcatagtcgctctgattaatttaagtcgactttattttggaagcttctaagtttatttggaaattgtaatatgttgatttattcaaaacgattgtaatataatgacatatgcttttgaaCTAGTGACgtagtaaatttataaatttcttttgtgaaaataatcttttaaatattttattaatgtctccgaattttcggggcgttacactgcAATTGTATTTTCATGGTTAAGGTAAATCCTAATCACATACatatatctttttttgtttgttgtaattttttttactattttttgtttttcttagtgtttactattttttatgTTCAAAATGAGGGCTAGATTATTGGCAACTTGGCATAGTATTTTGAAGTATGGTGGTGCTGTTTTCAAGCTGGGGATGGTTCTATATTCTGCTGGTTCTACATTCTGCAATCTGCTGGGCTGGTTCTGCATTCTACAATCTGCATTTGGTAGCATTTTGTAATGATAATGACTGGGATTCCATGGGATTTTGTTGGCATTGgtgttttgaatttggtagacTTGAACTTGAAGTATGGTGGTGTTGTTTTCTGACAGACACTTTAACTATATTCTGCTAGATTGTtgctattttttgtgtttttgtgattgttgcttctgttttttgaaatttggttcCAAGAAGATGTGTATAAGTTAGGATTCTGGGTGATTTGAAATTTGGTTCAAAGGAAACCATGTTAGGAGGGTCTCTCACCTGGGCTAAATTTCATAATGCTTCTTGCTTTCATCTACTTTAGCTGGCCTAATCCAGGCATTGTGAAGTTGAATTCTAATGTTGCCATGACACCTGGGGTTGCAAAAACTCATATAGCAGTGGTGCTAAGGGATCTCAAAGTTAGGATTTTGGAtgtaattttgcattttttatgcAAGTATGCTACTGCTATTTTGTATTGTAAAG carries:
- the LOC131321215 gene encoding uncharacterized protein LOC131321215, which codes for MLHVKTQTHTFGRERERERERESSVRGERRQPYLRPAVPTTGAASPPAAITTNRAHLQPSSIRRSSNRRRSSSHHHHQALIIITTTTDQHLPPPSNPSPAGHHRHWSHLHCRAHHHHRPSSEPPPSLSKPCFTGRKVAKTEQKCRTIRSSSILLRKKLKTLVSVRIVALINLSRLYFGSF